The following coding sequences are from one Triticum dicoccoides isolate Atlit2015 ecotype Zavitan chromosome 4A, WEW_v2.0, whole genome shotgun sequence window:
- the LOC119286084 gene encoding metallothionein-like protein 1 has translation MSCNCGSGCSCGSDCKCGKMYPDLTEQGSAAAEVAAVVVLGVAPENKAGQFEVAAGQSGEGCSCGDNCKCNPCNC, from the exons ATGTCTTGCAACTGCGGATCAGGCTGCAGCTGCGGCTCAGACTGCAAGTGCGG GAAGATGTACCCTGATCTGACGGAgcagggcagcgccgccgccgaggTCGCCGCCGTGGTCGTCCTCGGCGTGGCGCCTGAGAACAAGGCGGGACAGTTCGAGGTGGCCGCCGGGCAGTCCGGCGAGGGCTGCAGCTGCGGCGACAACTGCAAGTGCAACCCCTGCAACTGTTAA